A section of the Pedobacter sp. HDW13 genome encodes:
- a CDS encoding TonB-dependent receptor: MKLAAVLLVVTIMQVGATGFAQNINYQKKSASLKQVLNEINKQTGYSIVWSAKKAKNLLLTDLFFKNATLETVLEKCLEGQPLSYAIENGIVVIRTKLPPVTRTTESANAFIDLKGQVVDENGVPLPGASIKLKNGTKQTMSGQDGRFAMVGVDRGDVLLVSYIGYQEKEVSVTTSDMIIRLTAKSAELNDVVVVAYGSQSKTRLTGAVAQVSGKDLQNRPITRISQALQGQVANLNIGATTAGGAPNSTQSLNIRGYTGLGTSGGPLIVVDGIQGVDINSINPDDIENISVLKDAASAAIYGSSAPYGVILISTKKGNKAAAPTISYNNNLSVSEVINLPKMVNSLEFATIYNEAFANAQRAAFFDAPTIQRIKDYQAGILTTETIKNPAPNTNEYFSWNASNANNDWFKIYYKDHAFSQQHNMSVNGGSNSSNYFVGAGYNDRNGMYNYGNDSYKRYNLRANLSADVTSWLTFNLRSSFSRQLFNSPNLYPGQTGGGDQAYMHQIARKFPTVAVFNPDGRYSDSSNILLHEEGGRNNQTTDQGLLSGELNFKLAKGWTATANYTFDAQYYDETSHLKTLFSFLPDGSQSTVGGTTPNSFSRYNERNQHEVVNVFSKYEKQFQDHYFSILGGYVSDYVGFQSYSASNSNLYSDNIPSLSTAYGTTPSISDLIRKLSSQGAFGRINYNYKEKYLLELNARYDGTSRFLEDVRWKLYPGVSAGWNIDKESFFEPVKKYVNTFKFRGSYGQLGDQVFLGNSYYPFYPSLGTSRPTSTSWLFGGTQQASVTLPALVNDQLTWITSSTLDFGADATFFNNRLSASFDWYIRKATDFAGPSAALPAILGTTPPSVNNSAIKTKGWELSLAWRDKIGSVSYGLKGVLSDYTAKVTKYPNPTGLLNTWYEGLDMGEIWGYETVGLFQSAAEIAGAPSQNLIYNGPLTPGDVRYADLNGDGIISPGASTVSNPGDRKVIGNLTPRYSYGVTADASWNGFDAMIFVQGVGKRDVAIGGNYFWGIVGDEWQSSLFTTHLDRWTPQTPDGYYPKYYMSGENSKNQQTQTRYLQNGAYLRLKNVQLGYSLNKSLVEKLKLGRVRFYLSVENLATITKFTKALDPELFLSSGKVYPMQRTYSAGLNVTF, translated from the coding sequence ATGAAATTAGCAGCGGTGTTGCTCGTCGTAACGATTATGCAGGTTGGTGCAACCGGATTTGCACAGAATATCAATTACCAAAAGAAAAGTGCCTCTCTTAAACAGGTGCTCAACGAAATCAATAAGCAAACAGGATATAGTATTGTGTGGTCGGCAAAAAAGGCCAAGAATTTACTGTTAACTGATCTCTTTTTTAAAAATGCGACTTTGGAAACCGTACTTGAAAAGTGCCTTGAAGGGCAGCCACTGTCTTATGCTATCGAAAACGGTATCGTTGTAATCCGCACAAAATTGCCACCGGTAACACGTACTACAGAATCAGCAAATGCCTTTATTGATTTGAAAGGGCAGGTAGTTGATGAAAATGGTGTTCCGCTACCTGGCGCGAGTATCAAGCTTAAAAATGGAACTAAACAAACCATGTCTGGCCAGGATGGTAGATTTGCCATGGTTGGGGTTGACCGCGGAGATGTACTTTTGGTTAGTTATATTGGTTATCAGGAGAAAGAGGTAAGCGTAACCACGTCAGATATGATAATCCGCTTAACCGCCAAATCTGCCGAACTCAACGATGTGGTGGTAGTAGCCTATGGCAGTCAATCGAAAACAAGGCTTACAGGCGCAGTTGCACAGGTAAGTGGCAAAGATTTGCAAAACAGGCCAATTACCAGGATCAGTCAGGCACTTCAGGGGCAGGTAGCTAACCTGAATATTGGTGCGACTACGGCTGGTGGGGCACCCAATTCTACCCAAAGCTTAAATATCCGTGGTTATACCGGACTTGGAACTTCTGGTGGACCGCTTATTGTAGTAGATGGTATTCAGGGGGTAGATATCAATAGTATTAACCCTGATGATATAGAGAATATTAGTGTGCTAAAAGATGCAGCTTCAGCAGCCATTTATGGATCGAGTGCACCATATGGTGTTATACTGATCAGTACTAAAAAAGGCAACAAAGCCGCTGCGCCAACCATTTCCTATAACAACAACCTTTCTGTTTCAGAAGTAATTAACCTGCCAAAAATGGTCAATTCACTTGAGTTTGCAACCATTTACAATGAAGCTTTTGCAAATGCACAACGGGCAGCTTTTTTTGATGCACCAACCATCCAACGCATTAAAGATTACCAGGCCGGCATACTTACTACCGAAACCATTAAAAATCCGGCGCCAAATACCAACGAATATTTTTCATGGAATGCCTCAAATGCCAATAACGATTGGTTCAAGATTTATTATAAGGATCATGCTTTTAGCCAGCAGCACAATATGAGTGTAAATGGTGGCTCTAATTCATCAAACTACTTTGTTGGGGCTGGATATAATGACAGGAACGGAATGTATAATTATGGTAACGATAGCTATAAACGTTATAACCTGAGGGCTAACCTGAGCGCTGATGTAACCAGCTGGCTTACCTTCAATTTACGAAGTAGTTTCTCCCGTCAGCTGTTTAATTCTCCAAACTTATATCCTGGCCAAACCGGTGGTGGCGACCAGGCCTACATGCACCAGATTGCCCGTAAATTTCCTACCGTTGCCGTATTTAACCCTGACGGACGGTATTCCGATTCAAGCAATATCTTACTGCATGAAGAAGGAGGACGCAACAACCAGACTACCGACCAGGGCTTGCTAAGTGGCGAACTTAATTTTAAGCTGGCCAAAGGGTGGACAGCTACCGCTAACTATACCTTTGATGCCCAGTATTACGATGAAACCTCACACCTGAAAACACTATTCTCTTTTCTCCCAGATGGGTCTCAGAGCACGGTAGGTGGTACTACGCCAAATTCATTTAGCCGTTACAACGAACGCAACCAGCATGAGGTAGTAAATGTATTCTCTAAATATGAGAAGCAGTTTCAGGATCATTATTTTAGCATACTAGGTGGTTATGTAAGCGATTATGTAGGTTTTCAGTCCTATTCAGCCAGCAATAGTAATCTCTATTCAGATAATATTCCATCGCTTTCTACAGCATACGGCACAACACCATCTATCTCTGATTTGATTCGTAAACTGAGTTCGCAGGGAGCTTTCGGGAGGATTAATTACAATTACAAAGAAAAGTACCTCTTAGAGCTTAATGCCCGATACGATGGAACTTCGCGCTTTTTAGAAGATGTTCGCTGGAAACTTTATCCAGGTGTTTCTGCAGGCTGGAATATTGACAAAGAGTCGTTCTTCGAGCCAGTAAAAAAATATGTAAACACCTTTAAATTCAGGGGATCTTATGGGCAGCTTGGCGATCAGGTATTTTTAGGAAACAGCTATTATCCTTTTTATCCAAGCTTAGGTACCTCAAGACCAACATCTACCAGTTGGTTGTTTGGTGGTACACAACAGGCTTCAGTAACATTACCAGCTCTGGTTAATGATCAGTTAACCTGGATTACCAGCTCTACATTAGATTTTGGAGCCGATGCAACATTTTTCAATAACAGGTTAAGCGCTTCATTCGATTGGTATATCAGAAAAGCGACTGATTTTGCCGGCCCTTCGGCGGCATTACCAGCCATTTTGGGTACAACCCCACCTAGTGTAAACAACTCTGCAATTAAAACTAAGGGATGGGAACTTTCATTGGCATGGAGAGATAAAATTGGTTCGGTTAGTTACGGTTTGAAAGGAGTATTGAGCGATTATACCGCCAAAGTAACCAAATATCCAAACCCAACCGGACTATTAAATACCTGGTACGAAGGATTGGATATGGGTGAGATATGGGGTTATGAAACCGTAGGCCTATTTCAAAGCGCAGCCGAAATTGCCGGTGCCCCATCACAAAATCTGATCTATAACGGTCCGTTAACACCTGGCGATGTTCGCTATGCAGACCTTAATGGTGATGGTATAATTAGTCCGGGAGCTTCTACTGTATCTAACCCCGGCGACCGCAAGGTAATTGGTAATTTAACGCCAAGGTACAGTTACGGTGTTACAGCCGATGCCAGCTGGAATGGTTTCGATGCCATGATTTTTGTACAGGGCGTAGGAAAACGTGATGTAGCGATAGGCGGTAACTATTTCTGGGGAATTGTAGGCGATGAGTGGCAGAGCTCGTTGTTTACCACCCATTTAGACAGATGGACGCCACAAACACCTGATGGTTATTACCCGAAATATTACATGAGTGGTGAAAACAGTAAAAATCAGCAAACCCAAACCAGATACCTGCAAAATGGCGCCTATTTAAGGTTAAAGAATGTGCAGTTAGGTTATTCGCTGAACAAAAGCTTAGTCGAAAAACTGAAACTGGGGCGTGTGAGATTTTATCTGAGTGTAGAAAACCTGGCCACCATTACCAAATTTACCAAAGCGCTTGATCCTGAACTTTTCCTGTCATCAGGAAAGGTGTACCCGATGCAGAGAACTTATTCTGCAGGATTGAATGTTACTTTTTAA
- a CDS encoding efflux RND transporter periplasmic adaptor subunit → MKRNVMCLALSALLYLTACTSKKEEKEEVATYAVTSPIRMDTSFTKEYVSQIKSVRNIEVRAQEKGYLQNIYVDEGQHVKAGQLLFKIMPKAAQSELAKAQAETKSAQIELENTKLLSDKNIVSKNELAMAKAKLQSANAETSLAKFHLSNTEIRAPFDGTIDRIPLKLGSLVDEGALLTSLSDNSQVFAYFNVSEPEYLNYQSAAKVKGQQEVSLLLANNELLKAKGKVELIESEFDNETGNIAFRARFNNADNLLRNGETGKIQMVVPLKNALVIPQKATYDIQDKTYVFVIDKNNKVHSKAITIAGDLPDLYIVGDGITVGDKILLEGVQKVKDDDKIAFKFQQPQDVMKQLRLKTE, encoded by the coding sequence ATGAAGAGAAATGTAATGTGCCTCGCTTTGAGTGCTTTGCTTTACCTAACAGCGTGTACATCCAAAAAAGAAGAAAAAGAAGAAGTAGCCACTTATGCGGTAACCAGTCCGATAAGAATGGATACATCGTTTACCAAAGAATACGTTTCGCAAATTAAATCTGTGCGGAATATTGAAGTAAGAGCTCAGGAAAAGGGTTATCTTCAGAATATTTATGTGGATGAAGGCCAGCATGTTAAAGCTGGTCAGCTTTTGTTTAAGATTATGCCTAAAGCAGCACAGTCAGAGCTGGCAAAAGCACAGGCAGAAACAAAATCGGCACAAATTGAGCTGGAAAACACCAAATTGCTGTCTGATAAAAATATTGTTTCCAAAAATGAACTGGCCATGGCCAAAGCTAAACTGCAATCTGCCAATGCCGAAACCTCACTGGCAAAATTTCATTTATCCAACACCGAAATCCGTGCACCTTTTGATGGTACCATCGATCGCATTCCTTTAAAATTAGGTAGTTTGGTTGATGAGGGCGCTTTGTTAACCAGCCTTTCTGATAACAGCCAGGTGTTTGCCTATTTCAATGTATCGGAGCCTGAATATCTTAATTACCAGAGTGCTGCCAAAGTAAAGGGCCAGCAAGAGGTTAGCCTGTTATTGGCCAATAACGAACTGCTAAAAGCCAAAGGTAAGGTAGAACTGATCGAAAGTGAATTTGATAACGAAACCGGAAACATTGCCTTCAGGGCCAGGTTCAACAATGCCGATAATCTGCTTAGAAACGGCGAAACCGGTAAAATACAAATGGTGGTACCTTTAAAAAATGCTTTGGTCATTCCACAAAAAGCTACCTACGATATTCAGGATAAAACCTACGTTTTTGTGATCGATAAAAACAATAAAGTACACTCAAAAGCCATTACCATAGCAGGCGATTTGCCCGATTTATACATTGTAGGCGATGGCATTACGGTAGGCGATAAGATCTTACTGGAAGGTGTGCAGAAGGTTAAAGATGATGATAAGATCGCTTTTAAATTCCAGCAGCCTCAGGATGTGATGAAACAATTGAGACTGAAAACAGAATAA
- a CDS encoding RagB/SusD family nutrient uptake outer membrane protein translates to MQNRLYIIILTLTMFLGACKKDFLDRTPETSISEAEFWKTQNDLQLYVNNFYTAFPSTIGAFGTIGPYGLDADDGSDNMITMSVNSNMNGVRTIPSSGGGWAYGDWNTLRNINYFMVNYNKVNASWENQKTYVGEALFFRAWFYFSKLRQFGDLPWVNRPLDITSGELKTPRLSRSVIVDSIMNDLDRAVQYLPSKTSAQASRVNKQIAQLFQARIALFEGTWEKYHTGTPFGVNGADGTKFLQKAATVSADLIANPGGYALVATPGTDGYWRIFNQINYSSNSEVMLWRQFDLNINGGHYWHRYTNTGAGRGITKNLVDYYLCTDGKPITGNALYQGDASLLNVIKNRDPRMVQTIYINDGNHIVTNNRPNGAVPNIFDAPTFSAANEQKPATGYQVYKGHDPDYNQQQDRGTSGYIIFRFAEALLIYAEAKAELATITQNDLDISVNKLRARIGMPNMQLASITADPKWEFPALSPVINEVRRERRVELACEGYRKDDIFRWAAADELIVGWKPKGAKLAQWIGVVDSKYLTSYPVDENGYIELFKTNLATGYKFNLLRDYLSPIPTDQMVLNPDIKQNPGWQ, encoded by the coding sequence ATGCAAAACAGATTATATATCATTATCCTCACCTTAACCATGTTTCTTGGTGCCTGTAAAAAGGATTTCCTAGACAGAACACCCGAAACAAGTATCAGCGAGGCCGAGTTCTGGAAAACACAGAACGACTTACAGCTATATGTCAATAATTTTTACACCGCATTCCCTTCAACAATAGGAGCCTTTGGTACAATTGGGCCATACGGCCTGGATGCTGATGATGGTAGCGACAACATGATTACCATGTCGGTAAATAGCAATATGAATGGGGTACGTACCATACCGAGTTCGGGTGGCGGATGGGCTTATGGTGATTGGAATACGCTCAGAAACATCAACTATTTCATGGTAAACTACAATAAGGTAAATGCCAGCTGGGAAAATCAAAAAACGTATGTGGGCGAAGCCCTGTTTTTTAGGGCCTGGTTCTATTTTAGCAAACTGCGCCAGTTTGGCGATTTACCGTGGGTAAATCGTCCACTGGATATTACTTCTGGTGAGCTTAAAACACCGAGATTATCAAGGTCGGTTATTGTCGATTCTATCATGAACGACCTGGATCGTGCAGTACAATACCTGCCCTCAAAAACATCAGCACAGGCTTCGAGGGTAAATAAACAGATTGCCCAGTTGTTTCAGGCACGAATTGCACTTTTTGAAGGTACCTGGGAGAAATACCATACCGGTACACCTTTTGGTGTTAATGGTGCCGATGGGACTAAATTCTTGCAAAAGGCGGCAACAGTTTCAGCCGATCTTATTGCCAATCCAGGTGGCTATGCTTTAGTAGCTACACCTGGTACAGATGGATACTGGAGAATATTTAATCAGATCAACTACAGCTCAAATTCTGAGGTAATGTTATGGCGACAGTTTGATCTGAATATTAATGGCGGACATTACTGGCACAGGTACACCAATACCGGCGCAGGAAGGGGAATAACCAAAAACCTGGTTGATTATTACCTCTGTACTGATGGTAAGCCCATTACCGGAAATGCTTTATACCAGGGCGATGCAAGCTTGTTAAATGTGATTAAAAACCGCGACCCACGGATGGTACAAACCATATACATTAACGATGGCAATCATATTGTAACCAATAACAGACCTAACGGTGCAGTGCCAAATATTTTTGATGCGCCAACTTTTTCGGCAGCAAACGAACAGAAACCAGCTACGGGTTATCAGGTTTATAAAGGTCATGACCCCGATTACAACCAGCAACAAGATCGCGGAACATCAGGTTATATTATTTTCCGATTTGCCGAGGCATTGCTTATTTATGCTGAAGCAAAGGCCGAGCTGGCTACCATTACCCAAAACGATTTGGATATAAGTGTGAATAAACTAAGGGCAAGGATTGGAATGCCAAATATGCAACTGGCTTCCATTACAGCCGATCCAAAATGGGAATTCCCTGCTTTGAGCCCTGTAATTAACGAAGTACGCCGGGAAAGAAGGGTAGAGCTGGCTTGTGAGGGCTACCGCAAAGATGATATATTCAGATGGGCTGCTGCCGATGAACTGATAGTAGGCTGGAAACCAAAAGGAGCAAAACTGGCCCAATGGATTGGAGTGGTGGATTCAAAGTACCTCACCAGCTATCCCGTTGATGAAAATGGTTATATCGAGCTATTTAAAACTAACCTGGCTACAGGATATAAATTCAACTTGCTGCGCGATTATCTCTCACCAATTCCGACAGATCAGATGGTGCTTAATCCGGATATTAAGCAAAATCCGGGTTGGCAGTAA
- a CDS encoding efflux RND transporter permease subunit → MFSKFIQRPVLSIVISLVIVFLGVLAISYLPVTQFPSISPPKVNITAEYPGANNELLIKSVVIPLERALNGVPGMKYIASDAGNDGEASIQVVFNLGTDPNQASLNVQNRVAAVTNKLPPLVVREGVKITREESNMLMYINLYSKDPKMNQNFLYNYADINLLSELKRVDGVGFADILGDRDYAMRIWLKPDRMQAYKISVDEVMKALDEQSLEASPGKTGESSGKRSQAFEYVLKYSGRFNTKEGYENIVLRASANGELLRLKDVADVDFSAAAYNLYSTLNGKASAAIVLKQSYGSNATQVIKDVKAKMAEIKASSFPKGLDYEISYDVSKFLDASIEKVIHTLVEAFILVGLVVFLFLGDWRSTLIPAIAVPVSLIGTFVFMQFFGITLNLITLFALVLAIGVVVDDAIVVIEAVHAKMEHNRRLSVLKATQQAMKEIGGAIIAITFLMASVFIPVAFMSGPVGIFYRQFSITMATAIILSGIVALTLTPALCAIMLKNNHGKKGKRTMIDRFLDGFNNGFAKLSGKYELVLSKVVSRRILTFGVLIAFCLGVWGLSGTVPSGFIPNEDQGMVYAIIQTPPGSTLERTDQIAEKLQKMCEEIDGVKSVSSLAGYEILTEGTGSNSGTCLINLKDWNERKHSAVEIIEELEEKSKSIPGATIEFFQPPAVPGYGAAGGFELRLLDKAGSGDYKKMETVANDFVKELNKRKELSSVFTFYSASFPQYMLNVDNDIAQQKGVSIDNAMNTLSTFVGSNYETSFIKYDRQYKVIVQALPQYRALPEDILKLSVKNDRDEMVPFSAFIKMQRVYGLSEITRHNMYNASEISGQSAPGYSSGEAIKAITEVAKKTLPRGFGIDWAGISKDEVSRGNEAIYIFLICLGFVYLVLAAQYESFILPLSVILSLPAGIFGAFVFLKLLGLENNIYAQVAMVMLIGLLGKNAVLIVEFATQRHAQGASVFKAAMEGATVRFRPILMTSFAFIAGLIPLMIASGPGKIGNRTIGSAAAGGMLFGTIFGVIVIPGLYYVFGTIAARHKLIKIEEEHPLTEEIENNV, encoded by the coding sequence ATGTTTAGTAAATTCATACAAAGGCCCGTCCTTTCTATCGTAATATCGCTTGTTATTGTGTTTTTGGGTGTGTTGGCCATTAGCTACCTGCCTGTTACGCAATTCCCTTCTATTTCGCCGCCTAAAGTAAATATTACGGCCGAGTATCCGGGGGCTAACAACGAGCTCTTAATTAAATCGGTGGTTATTCCCTTAGAGCGTGCGCTTAACGGCGTACCCGGAATGAAATATATTGCATCCGATGCCGGTAATGATGGCGAGGCCTCTATTCAGGTTGTATTTAACCTGGGTACCGATCCCAATCAGGCTTCGCTTAACGTGCAAAACAGGGTAGCAGCCGTAACCAATAAACTTCCTCCTTTGGTGGTTCGCGAAGGGGTAAAAATTACCCGTGAGGAGTCTAACATGTTAATGTACATCAACCTGTACAGTAAAGATCCTAAAATGAACCAGAATTTCCTGTATAACTATGCCGATATCAACCTGCTTTCAGAGTTGAAAAGGGTAGATGGGGTAGGTTTTGCCGATATTTTGGGCGACAGGGATTATGCAATGCGCATCTGGTTAAAACCAGATCGCATGCAGGCATATAAAATCTCGGTTGATGAGGTAATGAAAGCGCTTGATGAGCAAAGTTTAGAAGCCTCGCCGGGTAAAACAGGTGAGAGCTCGGGTAAACGCTCCCAAGCGTTCGAATATGTGTTAAAATATTCGGGCCGTTTTAATACCAAAGAAGGTTATGAGAATATTGTACTAAGGGCAAGTGCCAACGGCGAGTTACTTCGTTTAAAAGATGTAGCCGATGTTGATTTTAGTGCAGCGGCTTATAATTTGTACTCTACCTTAAACGGAAAGGCATCTGCCGCAATCGTTTTAAAGCAATCGTATGGTAGTAATGCCACTCAGGTAATTAAAGATGTAAAAGCCAAAATGGCTGAAATTAAAGCCAGTTCATTTCCGAAAGGACTGGATTATGAGATCAGTTATGATGTGTCTAAATTCCTCGATGCCTCAATTGAAAAGGTAATCCATACGCTGGTAGAAGCTTTTATTTTGGTAGGCTTAGTGGTATTCCTGTTCTTGGGCGACTGGCGTTCAACACTGATTCCGGCTATTGCGGTTCCGGTATCGTTGATTGGTACTTTCGTTTTCATGCAGTTCTTTGGTATTACGCTCAACTTAATCACTTTGTTTGCTTTGGTACTGGCCATTGGGGTAGTAGTAGATGATGCCATTGTGGTAATTGAGGCGGTGCATGCCAAGATGGAGCACAACAGAAGGCTTTCAGTACTAAAAGCTACGCAACAGGCCATGAAAGAAATTGGTGGGGCAATTATTGCCATCACCTTTTTAATGGCATCGGTATTTATTCCGGTAGCATTTATGTCGGGTCCGGTAGGTATTTTTTACCGTCAGTTCTCTATTACCATGGCAACGGCCATTATCCTTTCGGGTATTGTGGCTTTAACACTTACCCCCGCATTGTGTGCCATCATGCTAAAAAACAACCATGGTAAAAAAGGTAAGAGAACCATGATCGATCGCTTTTTAGATGGCTTTAACAATGGTTTCGCTAAGCTTTCGGGCAAATATGAGCTTGTGCTTAGCAAAGTGGTAAGCCGCAGAATATTAACGTTTGGTGTTTTAATTGCCTTCTGTTTGGGTGTTTGGGGCTTAAGTGGTACAGTACCATCAGGCTTTATTCCGAATGAGGATCAGGGTATGGTTTACGCCATTATCCAAACACCTCCGGGATCTACTTTAGAACGTACCGATCAGATTGCAGAAAAACTACAGAAAATGTGCGAGGAGATTGACGGTGTTAAATCTGTTTCATCGTTAGCCGGATATGAGATTCTTACTGAAGGTACAGGTTCTAACTCAGGTACCTGTTTAATTAACCTGAAAGACTGGAACGAACGTAAACATTCTGCTGTAGAGATTATCGAAGAACTGGAAGAAAAATCTAAATCTATCCCGGGAGCAACTATCGAGTTTTTCCAGCCACCAGCGGTGCCGGGTTATGGTGCAGCAGGCGGTTTCGAACTTCGTTTACTGGATAAAGCAGGTAGCGGCGACTATAAAAAAATGGAAACTGTTGCTAACGATTTCGTAAAAGAGCTCAATAAACGCAAAGAACTGTCGTCGGTATTTACTTTCTACAGTGCCAGTTTCCCGCAGTATATGCTCAACGTAGATAATGATATTGCCCAACAAAAAGGCGTGAGCATTGATAATGCTATGAATACGCTTTCTACTTTTGTGGGTAGTAATTATGAAACCAGTTTTATTAAATACGACAGGCAGTATAAAGTAATTGTGCAGGCCTTGCCACAATACAGGGCCCTTCCGGAAGATATCCTTAAACTATCGGTAAAGAACGATCGCGATGAAATGGTACCTTTTTCTGCCTTTATCAAGATGCAAAGGGTTTATGGTCTTTCGGAGATTACCCGACACAACATGTACAACGCTTCGGAGATTAGTGGTCAGTCGGCTCCGGGCTATAGCTCGGGTGAAGCCATTAAAGCCATTACCGAAGTAGCCAAGAAAACATTGCCAAGGGGATTTGGTATCGATTGGGCTGGTATTTCTAAAGATGAGGTATCGAGAGGTAATGAAGCTATATACATCTTCCTGATTTGTTTGGGTTTCGTTTATCTGGTGCTTGCGGCACAATACGAAAGTTTCATTTTACCACTTTCGGTAATCCTTTCATTACCTGCAGGTATTTTCGGAGCCTTTGTATTCCTTAAGTTATTGGGACTAGAAAACAACATTTATGCTCAGGTGGCAATGGTTATGCTCATCGGTTTGCTGGGTAAAAATGCGGTACTGATTGTGGAGTTCGCTACGCAGCGGCATGCCCAGGGTGCATCCGTATTTAAGGCTGCCATGGAAGGTGCTACAGTGCGTTTCCGTCCGATTTTAATGACCTCTTTCGCTTTTATTGCAGGTTTAATTCCTTTAATGATCGCCAGCGGACCGGGTAAAATCGGTAACCGTACCATTGGTTCGGCTGCAGCAGGAGGTATGCTTTTCGGAACCATATTTGGGGTAATCGTAATACCGGGCTTATACTACGTATTCGGAACAATTGCAGCTAGACACAAGCTGATTAAAATTGAAGAAGAACATCCGTTAACAGAAGAAATAGAAAACAATGTTTAG
- a CDS encoding VOC family protein: MIKYSYTILYVADVEKSIRFYEEAFGFQRKFITPEADYGELLTGDTTLSFITKTLGNANLKNGFLESRLSEKPFGIELGFATPDVDSVIKQVILSGGTLLEEARQKPWGQTIAYVRDLDGFLIEICTPMS; encoded by the coding sequence ATGATAAAATATAGCTACACCATTTTATATGTTGCCGATGTAGAAAAATCTATCCGGTTTTACGAAGAAGCATTCGGTTTCCAAAGAAAATTTATTACACCAGAAGCTGATTATGGCGAATTGTTAACAGGCGATACCACACTCTCTTTTATTACAAAAACACTCGGAAATGCCAACCTGAAGAACGGTTTTTTAGAAAGCCGTTTAAGTGAAAAACCATTCGGCATTGAACTGGGCTTTGCCACACCAGATGTTGATTCTGTAATAAAGCAGGTAATACTATCAGGTGGTACGCTTTTAGAAGAAGCAAGGCAAAAGCCATGGGGCCAAACCATTGCCTATGTGCGCGATTTGGATGGCTTTTTAATCGAAATTTGTACCCCTATGTCCTAA